One window of Papaver somniferum cultivar HN1 chromosome 9, ASM357369v1, whole genome shotgun sequence genomic DNA carries:
- the LOC113312810 gene encoding uncharacterized protein LOC113312810, protein MASINEFHRKGKLDWRLNMSFLKIIPKEDSATVKDFRPLSLINSFYKILSKLLAERLKVVMPGRLRQKNPGIMCKIDMQKPLITTSGFQVVEGGTVVSRLQFADDSIILLDASMVEVRRLLVILLMFEVLTGIKLNLEKNSMTSIGADDMVEELALGLGCKIEFLPVTYLGMTIGAGRRSAVIWEIIIQRMKKKLAPWKRKYLNKDGRVVLIKSSLEILAVYFMSLHYLPVSVEKRLNTIMRKFLWGEDDEKKKMS, encoded by the exons ATGGCTTCTATTAATGAGTTTCACCGCAAGGGTAAATTGGATTGGAGGTTGAATATGTCCTTCTTAAAGATCATACCAAAAGAAGACTCAGCCACTGTCAAGGATTTTAGACCTTTGAGTTTAATTAACAGTTTTTATAAGATTCTTTCTAAACTGTTAGCTGAAAGACTCAAAGTGGTGATGCCTGG TAGATTGAGACAAAAGAATCCTGGAATTATGTGCAAGATAGATATGCAGAAACCTTTGATAAC AACTAGTGGGTTTCAAGTGGTGGAGGGGGGAACTGTGGTGTCTCGTTTACAGTTTGCTGATGACTCTATAATTCTCTTAGATGCTTCTATGGTTGAGGTAAGAAGATTGCTTGTTATTCTTTTAATGTTTGAAGTTCTCACTGGTATTAAGCTAAATTTAGAGAAAAACTCCATGACAAGCATTGGTGCAGATGATATGGTGGAAGAGTTGGCTTTGGGATTGGGTTGCAAGATTGAATTTCTTCCAGTAACTTATTTGGGCATGACTATTGGTGCTGGTAGGAGGAGTGCGGTTATATGGGAAATCATCATTCAAAGGATGAAAAAGAAGCTAGCTCCATGGAAAAGAAAATACTTGAATAAAGATGGAAGAGTGGTTTTGATCAAAAGCTCTCTTGAAATTTTAGCAGtctattttatgtctttgcattATCTCCCAGTTTCAGTTGAAAAGAGGTTAAATACTATAATGAGGAAGTTTTTATGgggtgaagatgatgaaaagaagaagatgagttaG
- the LOC113312811 gene encoding uncharacterized protein LOC113312811, whose product MFQMGTKIISWNIRGLNAYEKQVAVKDLIAAHRCLAWSIQETKMVSFSNFFVRQLWFDNDFGMEFLPYQGTAGNSGGLVTIWDNANLELLEKRMGFNSISCLFRFRSNDFKFILTNAYSPCDYNLREVFLNDLAEIRLWSSEAWCFTGDANSVRSDAERNKPGGDTRNMDFLNNFIFDHELMDLPLNGGSYTWSNKHDDPLFCSVRRNSSFKIENIWLEHTDFVKLVETWWNSLEFIGAPGREEEDLTEKIKILNMAEETSALTPVQVEERSDFLKYLNNVKVTRAMMAYQRAKSKGFRDGDKNTQYFHKIANGKRRRNYITKLEVDGVDIFNQDVIKMEIHQYYTDLFTAGSTVSLTIIGV is encoded by the exons ATGTTTCAGATGGGAACTAAGATCATCTCATGGAATATCAGGGGTTTGAATGCTTATGAAAAACAAGTTGCGGTCAAGGATTTAATAGCAGCTCATAGGTGTTTAGCTTGGTCTATTCAAGAAACTAAGATGGTatctttttcaaatttttttgtaAGACAACTCTGGTTCGATAATGACTTTGGCATGGAATTTCTCCCTTATCAAGGTACTGCTGGCAATAGTGGTGGTCTGGTAACGATTTGGGATAATGCTAACCTGGAGCTGCTGGAGAAGAGAATGGGGtttaactcaatctcatgccTTTTTCGCTTTAGAAGTAATGACTTTAAATTCATCCTGACTAATGCTTACTCTCCTTGTGACTACAATTTGAGAGAAGTTTTTTTGAATGACTTAGCAGAGATACGATTGTGGTCTTCTGAGGCTTGGTGCTTTACTGGTGATGCGAACTCGGTAAGAAGTGATGCAGAGAGAAATAAACCTGGTGGTGATACAAGGAATATGGACTTTCTAAATAAttttatctttgatcatgagctgATGGATTTACCACTAAACGGGGGGTCTTACACATGGAGTAACAAACACGACGATCCTTTATTTTGCAG TGTTAGAAGAAATTCAAGTTTCAAGATTGAGAATATTTGGTTAGAACATACTGATTTTGTCAAGCTAGTGGAAACTTGGTGGAATTCTTTGGAGTTTATTGGTGCACCTGG GAGGGAGGAGGAGGATTTAACTGAGAAGATAAAGATTTTGAATATGGCTGAGGAAACTTCTGCTCTTACTCCAGTTCAAGTTGAAGAAAGATCTGATTTTCTCAAATATTTAAATAATGTGAAGGTTACAAGAGCTATGATGGCTTATCAAAGAGCAAAATCAAAGGGTTTTAGAGATGGAGATAAAAACACTCAGTATTTCCACAAGATTGCTAATGGTAAAAGGAGAAGGAATTACATTACTAAGCTGGAGGTTGATGGTGTGGATATTTTTAATCAGGATGTGATAAAGATGGAGATTCACCAATACTATACAGACTTGTTCACTGCTGGGTCAACTGTGTCTCTTACAATAATTGGAGTTTAG